Genomic window (Syntrophorhabdaceae bacterium):
TCATATCGAAAGATTTAGCAATAGATCTGGGTACGGCAAACACGCTTGTTTACGTGAAGGGAAGAGGAATCGTCTCGAATGAACCGTCTGTGGTTGCAGTGCACAAGGACACGCGGGGCACGAAGAAGGTCATCGCCGTCGGGGAGGAAGCCAAAAAGATGCTCGGCAAGACCCCCGGGAATATCGTGGCCATACGTCCCTTAAAGGACGGCGTCATCGCCGATTTTGAAATTACCGAAGCCATGCTCAAATATTTCATCCAGAAGATACACAACAAGAAATCATATGCTCGACCGCGGATCGTCATATCCGTCCCCTCCGGTATTACGCCGGTTGAGAAACGGGCCGTGAAAGAGTCTGCCGAATCGGCGGGCGCGAGGGAAGTCTATCTCATCGAGGAACCCATGGCGGCAGCCATCGGCGTGGGCCTGCCGATTACCGAACCGAGCGGCAATATGATCGTCGATATCGGCGGAGGCACGACCGAGGTGGCCGTCATAAGCCTCGCAGGTATCGTCTACTGTAACTCCGTGAGGGTTGCCGGAGACAAGATCGATGAGGCGATCATTCAGTACGTG
Coding sequences:
- a CDS encoding rod shape-determining protein, translating into MFESFFGFISKDLAIDLGTANTLVYVKGRGIVSNEPSVVAVHKDTRGTKKVIAVGEEAKKMLGKTPGNIVAIRPLKDGVIADFEITEAMLKYFIQKIHNKKSYARPRIVISVPSGITPVEKRAVKESAESAGAREVYLIEEPMAAAIGVGLPITEPSGNMIVDIGGGTTEVAVISLAGIVYCNSVRVAGDKIDEAIIQYVKRKYNLLIGERTAEMIKINIGSAYPNPNEEEITMEIKGRDLVGGIPKTLEISSKEMREAITEPVNAIVEAVRIALERTPPELASDIVDKGIVISGGGAMLKNLDLLIKEVTRLPVIIAENPLTAVVEGAGKALDEVGLLKEIATYF